The uncultured Desulfuromonas sp. genome has a segment encoding these proteins:
- a CDS encoding DUF6880 family protein — MTTPKNEIKQLKEKLSSLKRVRRFIRWGESAGLARELRNVLQQIEEQVDDPQIGCELVANFYTTDRSVFDRCDDSSGHVGDVYRFDAQELFLSYASHYADKNQLAKLVLKTSLKDDYGVRDALVNSSAEFLPEEQLRWLIEQFQKLANTESDEFARRHWHYQVESLARQLKDPQLFEKTRLAAWGADLPTAGKIDIAEAYLESGDEHTALSWLEKIPQTENYQREKQDKLLLNIYGRLGDIEKQREVARRSFRRQRSRNLFEQWFVIAGQDQHSALLAEETQIILNTPLLSLTDAAFLTDMEQYDAAESYLQARAEQLNGDYYQHLLPLAETFESLSRPLTASLLYRALLNSILRRGQTKTYGHGARYLRKLDLLAKTVSDWKEMKPHAEYAAEIKQTHGRKTSFWAQYEKR, encoded by the coding sequence ATGACAACCCCAAAAAACGAGATAAAACAGCTCAAGGAGAAACTGTCTTCTCTCAAGCGCGTGCGCCGTTTCATCCGCTGGGGAGAATCAGCCGGCTTGGCGCGTGAACTGCGAAATGTGCTGCAGCAGATTGAGGAGCAGGTAGACGACCCTCAGATCGGTTGTGAACTGGTGGCAAATTTTTACACCACTGACCGCAGTGTCTTTGACCGTTGTGACGATTCAAGCGGACATGTTGGTGATGTTTATCGCTTTGATGCACAGGAACTGTTTCTCTCCTACGCCTCTCACTACGCAGACAAAAACCAGCTGGCTAAATTAGTGCTTAAAACCTCTCTCAAGGATGATTACGGTGTACGTGATGCGCTGGTGAATAGTTCCGCTGAATTCCTGCCGGAAGAACAGTTGCGCTGGCTGATCGAACAATTTCAGAAACTGGCAAATACAGAGTCAGATGAATTTGCACGCCGTCACTGGCACTACCAGGTGGAATCTTTGGCCCGGCAGCTCAAAGATCCACAACTGTTCGAGAAAACGCGTCTGGCGGCATGGGGAGCGGACCTTCCGACCGCCGGCAAGATTGACATTGCCGAAGCCTACCTGGAAAGTGGCGATGAACACACCGCTTTGAGCTGGTTGGAAAAAATTCCGCAAACGGAGAATTACCAACGGGAGAAGCAGGACAAATTGCTGCTGAACATTTATGGCCGCCTGGGAGACATTGAAAAACAGAGAGAAGTCGCCCGTCGCAGCTTTCGCCGTCAGCGCAGCAGAAACTTATTCGAACAGTGGTTTGTCATCGCCGGTCAGGATCAGCATTCCGCTCTCCTTGCCGAAGAAACGCAGATCATTCTGAACACCCCGCTCCTCTCTCTGACCGATGCCGCATTTCTGACCGATATGGAACAGTATGACGCCGCTGAAAGCTATCTGCAGGCCCGCGCTGAACAGCTGAACGGTGATTATTATCAGCACCTGCTCCCTCTCGCCGAAACCTTTGAATCCTTGTCCCGACCCTTGACCGCCAGTCTGCTCTACCGCGCCCTGCTCAATTCAATTCTGCGCCGTGGACAAACAAAAACATACGGACATGGCGCACGTTATCTACGCAAGCTGGACCTGCTGGCAAAAACCGTCAGCGACTGGAAGGAGATGAAACCTCATGCGGAATATGCTGCTGAAATAAAGCAAACACATGGTCGAAAAACCAGCTTTTGGGCACAGTATGAAAAACGATAA
- a CDS encoding helix-turn-helix domain-containing protein has protein sequence MEILNAGDLGALIRKKRKEDGLTLHDAAALCGVSHVFLSALENGKESVQLNKVLQVAACLGIEIHARFRGWKARDTQA, from the coding sequence ATGGAAATTCTAAACGCCGGCGATCTCGGCGCGCTGATTCGCAAAAAACGCAAAGAGGATGGGCTTACGCTTCATGATGCTGCCGCACTCTGCGGAGTCAGCCACGTCTTTCTTTCGGCGCTGGAGAATGGCAAGGAATCCGTGCAACTGAATAAGGTCCTGCAGGTCGCCGCGTGTTTAGGCATTGAAATCCACGCACGATTCAGAGGCTGGAAAGCCAGGGATACGCAGGCATGA
- a CDS encoding helix-turn-helix transcriptional regulator → MAYWMSEEEFSELFLPDGICSSQRIDLRNSFPNRLGKGAFWVYGAGNGVRMHAHTLTTDQDIVIQNTQKKGFYFCNYRIAGHSEVHWSIFGNRTLVFEEGDLTFGYFFGSEIKRFHANSVYSEVIFLIEEETLDGWLAGDHPLKGKMDKKLDFPWKIFEQKKISHYEKILLKRICDTINSHVFNKIDIERDILDLFSQFFSQFPSNTPIKKIKKKERNIYLAKGILLKDLAHTPNIKQLAHRAAINECDLKKGFKALFGVTVGEMLRRERLRTAHRLLREGEKDVSAVAHSIGYNSASHFSKIFYAHYGIHPKELKG, encoded by the coding sequence ATGGCTTATTGGATGAGTGAAGAAGAGTTCTCGGAACTATTTTTACCTGACGGTATCTGTTCATCACAAAGAATAGACCTGCGGAACTCTTTTCCGAATCGATTGGGGAAAGGCGCTTTTTGGGTCTATGGCGCGGGAAACGGCGTGCGTATGCACGCCCATACGTTAACCACCGATCAGGATATCGTTATCCAAAACACGCAGAAGAAAGGATTTTATTTTTGCAATTACAGGATTGCCGGCCATTCTGAAGTCCATTGGAGTATATTCGGAAACAGGACATTGGTATTTGAGGAGGGAGACCTGACGTTCGGTTATTTTTTCGGAAGTGAAATAAAACGATTTCACGCAAATAGCGTATATTCAGAGGTCATCTTTCTCATTGAGGAAGAGACGCTGGACGGTTGGCTTGCCGGCGATCACCCTCTGAAGGGGAAAATGGATAAAAAGCTGGATTTTCCATGGAAAATATTCGAGCAGAAAAAGATATCCCATTATGAAAAAATCCTTCTGAAAAGAATATGCGACACGATAAACTCGCACGTTTTCAACAAGATAGATATCGAACGTGACATCCTTGATCTTTTCAGCCAGTTCTTCTCACAATTCCCTTCAAATACGCCGATCAAAAAAATTAAAAAAAAGGAGCGGAATATCTATCTGGCCAAAGGGATACTGCTGAAAGATCTTGCCCATACCCCAAACATTAAACAACTGGCGCATAGAGCCGCCATTAACGAGTGTGACTTGAAAAAAGGGTTCAAAGCTCTCTTTGGTGTGACTGTGGGGGAGATGCTCAGAAGAGAACGCTTAAGAACAGCCCACAGGCTTTTGCGGGAAGGCGAAAAGGATGTCTCAGCTGTAGCCCACAGCATAGGCTATAACAGTGCTAGTCATTTCAGTAAGATATTTTACGCACACTACGGTATCCACCCCAAAGAACTGAAAGGCTGA
- a CDS encoding type II toxin-antitoxin system HipA family toxin → MISKLVVFIDSAVVGHLWLDEKKSFCFQYDENWLQTSAIPLSLSLPLRSEPYVADESHAFFANLLPEQKIRQVVARNLGVSPHNDFGLLEKIGGDCAGAVSLYPDGVQSTAEKTYTAASTQELAHIIKELPQKPFLAGESGFRLSLAGVQNKLPVFYSEGQFALPQGGAPSNTIIKPPIETLDGTVENEAFCMALASAIGLPVPNSFIHDLDDSRIFAIERYDRAESEDGLKRVHQEDFCQAMGTLPEYKYEHEGGPSFAQCVALMRKVSAKPAKDVMALLDWLIFNFLIGNSDAHGKNISFLLLPQGPALAPFYDLLSTRIYAHYGLTSDMAMKIGGEVAPDKVTKQNWEALAEEIQISPRYVVPRIVLIANKIESARLQLFTEKFAPYKSDCLYRLNQLIADSCERTIRRLT, encoded by the coding sequence ATGATATCGAAACTGGTCGTGTTCATCGACAGTGCCGTGGTTGGCCATCTGTGGCTGGATGAAAAGAAATCCTTTTGTTTTCAGTACGATGAAAATTGGCTGCAAACCTCCGCGATTCCCCTGTCGCTTTCCCTCCCATTACGCAGTGAACCCTATGTGGCCGATGAGTCACACGCCTTCTTTGCCAACCTGTTGCCCGAACAAAAAATTCGCCAGGTTGTGGCGCGAAATTTAGGGGTCTCCCCGCACAACGACTTTGGCTTGTTGGAAAAAATCGGCGGGGATTGTGCCGGGGCGGTGTCTTTATACCCCGATGGCGTTCAATCCACGGCAGAAAAGACCTACACCGCTGCGTCCACCCAGGAATTGGCGCACATCATCAAGGAACTGCCGCAAAAGCCCTTTCTGGCCGGGGAGTCCGGGTTCCGGCTTTCACTCGCCGGAGTGCAGAATAAATTACCTGTCTTTTATTCAGAAGGACAGTTTGCACTTCCCCAGGGCGGAGCGCCAAGCAACACCATCATCAAACCGCCGATTGAAACCTTAGACGGCACGGTTGAAAATGAAGCGTTCTGCATGGCTCTGGCCAGTGCCATCGGTCTGCCGGTGCCCAACTCATTCATTCATGACCTTGATGATTCCCGGATCTTTGCCATCGAGAGATACGACCGAGCCGAGAGTGAAGACGGGTTGAAAAGAGTGCATCAGGAGGATTTCTGTCAGGCCATGGGAACGCTGCCGGAATACAAATACGAGCATGAAGGCGGCCCCAGCTTTGCGCAGTGCGTCGCATTGATGCGCAAAGTCAGCGCAAAACCAGCTAAAGATGTCATGGCCCTGCTGGATTGGCTGATCTTCAACTTTTTAATCGGCAATTCAGATGCGCACGGCAAAAACATTTCCTTCTTACTACTGCCGCAAGGCCCGGCATTGGCCCCGTTCTATGACCTTTTGTCGACACGGATTTACGCGCATTATGGTTTGACCAGCGACATGGCCATGAAAATTGGCGGTGAAGTTGCCCCGGACAAAGTAACGAAGCAAAACTGGGAAGCCCTCGCAGAGGAGATTCAAATCAGTCCCAGATATGTCGTGCCGAGGATTGTTTTGATTGCCAATAAAATTGAGAGCGCCAGGCTGCAACTCTTCACCGAAAAATTTGCGCCATACAAAAGTGACTGTCTGTATCGGTTAAATCAGCTTATTGCCGACTCGTGTGAGAGGACGATAAGAAGACTTACATAA
- a CDS encoding TonB-dependent receptor, giving the protein MTRVTNVLMIVFLGLFLSPPLSMAEGDNSELDPIIVIANKISQDVTEVTSSISVITEEEVKIREINEIQDLYRTIPNMHLLKTGNKGTQTYGGIRGITQLMNGAPVIGFFVDDVYYPSSDISLFDIERIEVLRGPQGTLYGRNTEGGAINVITKKPAADRSGMIGVGYGKHNDKVLNFSLNTPLIDDTLYARISGRGVETDGYKTNTLDNDDAVDESRTIDLRANLYYLATDSLNIDVGFDFQRYRGNWATFASLEALESNPHDVTVNDPGNLDKDARGISIKVEKTLPGENRLISISALRNDDSDSEEDLDFTSVDMLRFHLKEETDSFSQEFRFVSDGGPSKFKYVAGAYGFYEDASQYIDTFFDLDMLFGSGGNVNSINDGETKTLGGALYGNLIYSILGGLDLNFGLRYDVERKEFDYLWEGGSALGYMPQEGNKEKTFSALLPKFGVSYIVNENIMPYLSVSKGYKSGGYNLAESVGDEFDPEDTWNYEIGIKTNWFSDRLTFNLALFQIDWNDVQIEVIKAGGYSAIQNAGEATSRGVEIDTNLRVTDSISLRGGFGYSDATFDEYEYSGENYRDNKIPNAPEYTYMVGVRYDLGRFYLDAECLGVGKTYFDAANTETQSGYKLVNAKIGYRGDGFSAYIWGKNLTDEEYLTRAFKMFNSWYGKTGDPLTVGMNFEYKF; this is encoded by the coding sequence ATGACTAGGGTGACAAACGTATTGATGATCGTATTTCTGGGACTTTTTCTGTCCCCACCTCTCAGCATGGCAGAAGGGGATAATTCCGAGCTTGATCCGATAATCGTAATCGCAAATAAAATCTCCCAGGATGTGACCGAGGTTACTTCCAGTATTTCGGTTATTACAGAAGAAGAAGTGAAAATTCGGGAGATTAATGAGATTCAGGACCTCTACAGAACCATTCCCAATATGCATCTTTTGAAGACCGGAAACAAGGGGACTCAAACCTATGGGGGCATTCGAGGGATTACGCAGCTTATGAACGGCGCTCCGGTCATTGGCTTTTTTGTCGATGACGTCTACTATCCGAGCAGTGATATTTCGCTGTTCGATATCGAGCGCATAGAAGTGCTGCGCGGGCCTCAGGGGACGCTCTATGGCCGGAACACCGAGGGCGGCGCCATCAATGTCATTACAAAAAAACCGGCTGCGGACCGCTCGGGAATGATCGGCGTCGGCTACGGGAAGCACAATGACAAAGTCCTGAATTTTTCCCTTAACACCCCATTGATCGACGATACCCTGTACGCAAGAATCAGCGGCAGAGGTGTTGAAACCGATGGCTATAAAACCAATACCCTTGATAATGACGATGCCGTCGATGAAAGCAGAACGATTGATCTGCGGGCAAATCTCTACTACTTGGCGACGGACAGCCTAAACATCGATGTCGGATTTGACTTTCAGAGATACAGAGGGAATTGGGCGACCTTTGCAAGCCTTGAGGCGCTGGAAAGCAATCCGCACGATGTAACCGTCAATGACCCCGGAAACCTTGACAAAGACGCTCGGGGGATTTCAATTAAGGTCGAAAAAACCCTGCCCGGAGAAAATCGGCTTATTTCAATTTCCGCATTGAGAAACGATGATTCCGACAGTGAGGAGGACCTTGATTTCACCTCCGTGGACATGCTGCGTTTTCATCTGAAAGAAGAGACGGATTCTTTTTCACAGGAATTTCGTTTTGTCTCTGACGGTGGCCCCTCAAAATTCAAATACGTTGCCGGAGCATACGGATTTTACGAAGACGCAAGTCAGTATATCGATACTTTTTTCGATCTGGACATGCTCTTCGGATCCGGTGGTAACGTCAACAGCATCAACGACGGCGAAACAAAAACCTTGGGAGGCGCGCTCTATGGAAACCTGATCTATTCAATCCTGGGGGGGCTCGATCTGAATTTTGGGCTCCGCTATGATGTCGAACGCAAGGAGTTTGATTATCTCTGGGAGGGAGGCTCCGCTTTGGGCTATATGCCTCAAGAGGGAAACAAGGAGAAAACCTTCAGCGCATTGCTTCCCAAATTCGGCGTTAGCTACATCGTCAATGAGAACATTATGCCCTATCTTTCGGTTAGCAAGGGCTATAAGAGCGGTGGCTACAACCTGGCTGAAAGTGTCGGTGATGAGTTTGATCCCGAAGATACATGGAATTACGAAATCGGGATAAAAACCAACTGGTTCAGTGACAGATTGACATTTAATCTGGCGTTGTTTCAGATCGACTGGAACGATGTACAAATTGAGGTCATCAAGGCGGGTGGATACAGTGCCATACAGAACGCCGGTGAAGCAACATCCCGCGGCGTCGAAATTGACACGAATTTAAGGGTGACCGATTCGATCAGCCTGCGCGGCGGTTTTGGGTACTCCGACGCGACATTTGACGAGTATGAGTACAGCGGTGAAAATTACCGCGACAACAAGATTCCCAACGCTCCTGAATACACCTACATGGTCGGCGTTCGCTATGATCTGGGACGTTTTTATTTAGACGCGGAATGCCTCGGCGTCGGCAAAACCTATTTCGATGCCGCCAACACCGAAACACAGTCAGGCTATAAACTTGTCAACGCAAAAATCGGTTATCGGGGCGATGGTTTCAGTGCCTATATCTGGGGTAAAAATCTCACTGACGAGGAGTACCTGACCAGAGCGTTTAAGATGTTCAACTCATGGTATGGCAAAACAGGCGATCCGCTTACCGTAGGGATGAATTTCGAGTATAAATTCTAG
- a CDS encoding nucleotidyl transferase AbiEii/AbiGii toxin family protein: MQNAVAQMLDRYDCRSADDYVRALREILQEVALLGLWRSKFFEKAAFYGGTALRILYGLDRFSEDLDFSLLEPDSAFELQRYATALEQELKAFGFAVSVEQKNKSVATAVQSAFLKTNTVNQLLVIQAGEDITRQIPPGQVVRIKLEVDTDPPPGFITESRYLLRPIPFSVRTYALPDLFAGKMHALLCRRWKNRVKGRDWYDLVWYCAQHPNLHLAHLEQRLRQSGHWEGTAPLTEGEFRSRLLAAIEELNVDQARAEVLPFVRQAEALDIWSREFFESIVRNIVIV; this comes from the coding sequence ATGCAAAATGCGGTAGCCCAGATGCTGGACCGTTATGACTGCCGGAGCGCGGACGACTATGTGCGGGCGCTGCGGGAAATTCTGCAGGAAGTCGCTCTGCTCGGACTCTGGCGTAGTAAATTTTTTGAAAAAGCGGCTTTTTACGGTGGAACGGCCCTGCGGATTCTCTACGGTCTCGACCGGTTCTCCGAGGATCTCGATTTCTCTCTGCTGGAGCCGGATAGCGCTTTCGAGCTGCAACGCTACGCTACCGCCCTGGAGCAGGAACTGAAGGCCTTCGGCTTTGCCGTCAGCGTTGAGCAGAAGAACAAATCGGTGGCGACAGCGGTTCAGTCGGCTTTTCTGAAAACGAACACGGTTAATCAGTTGCTGGTGATCCAGGCCGGAGAGGACATCACCCGGCAGATTCCTCCCGGTCAGGTTGTGCGGATCAAACTCGAAGTTGACACCGATCCGCCGCCCGGCTTCATCACCGAGAGCCGCTATCTGCTGCGACCCATCCCGTTCAGTGTGCGGACTTACGCCCTGCCTGATCTTTTCGCCGGAAAAATGCATGCGTTGCTCTGCCGTCGCTGGAAGAACCGGGTGAAAGGGCGGGACTGGTACGATCTGGTCTGGTATTGCGCGCAACATCCGAATCTGCACCTGGCGCACTTGGAGCAGCGGCTGCGCCAGAGTGGACACTGGGAGGGGACTGCGCCTCTGACGGAAGGGGAGTTCAGGAGCCGGTTGCTGGCCGCGATTGAGGAACTGAATGTCGATCAGGCCCGTGCCGAGGTGTTGCCCTTCGTCCGGCAGGCGGAAGCTCTCGACATCTGGTCGCGAGAGTTCTTTGAGTCGATTGTCCGTAATATCGTGATCGTCTAA
- a CDS encoding methyl-accepting chemotaxis protein, producing the protein MKFGTKLFFAFFLAGLTPFAILAIVYLQSATDSLSESAFRHLESVRDTKRASVQRYFDTVSNQMLSFAEDRMVVEAMGQFKQAATNFIADNGYAPADIALMRNKLTTYYRNEFAAEYRQRNDGKAADVNRPLSMLDDDSIALQYHYIRANQNPLGSKEQLDRAADHSRYSALHSEFHPIVRNFLQRFGYYDIFLVDSKTGDIVYSVFKELDYTTSLMNGPYADTNFGEAFRRANAATSKDSVVLVDYKRYFPSYNDPAGFVACPIFDGNTKIGVAMFQFPIDILNEIMTERSGLGDTGESYLVGSDLLMRSDSYLDPTHHTVRTAFADPQNGKVDTDAAHAALAGTTDSRIIIDYNGNPVLSAYTPLSIGDTTWALLSEIDVAEAFAEVSRLKWLVAVLALMCIGGISVGAFFIARSITRPVHKAVAMLSDLEQGNLDSRMHLTRQDELGQMGNAMDAFADNLQHEIITAFEKLAAGDFTFEASGLIKQPLAKTNASMTQVLEQVRSTSEQISSGSSQVAASSQTLSQGATEQASSLEEIASSMTEIGSQVHHNADNAHQASVLAGETKTAADQGNTSMAEMIAAMDAINESSANISKIIKVIDEIAFQTNLLALNAAVEAARAGQHGKGFAVVAEEVRNLAARSAKAAQETTEMIENSVGKAQSGSRIAAETADALNEIMQRVTKVTDLADEIAQASNEQTDGVSQISQGLDQIDQVTQLNTVSAEESAAAAEQLSSQADQLHTMLSRFKLSQTTKMIAR; encoded by the coding sequence ATGAAATTCGGGACAAAGTTGTTTTTCGCTTTTTTTCTCGCCGGACTGACCCCCTTTGCCATTCTGGCCATCGTCTACCTGCAAAGCGCGACGGACTCGCTGTCGGAATCCGCCTTTCGCCATCTGGAAAGCGTTCGCGACACCAAGCGCGCTTCGGTCCAGCGCTACTTTGATACGGTCTCCAACCAGATGCTGTCGTTTGCCGAAGATCGCATGGTCGTCGAAGCCATGGGCCAATTTAAACAGGCGGCGACCAACTTCATCGCCGACAACGGCTATGCACCGGCGGATATTGCGCTGATGCGCAACAAATTAACCACCTATTATCGCAATGAGTTTGCCGCGGAATACCGCCAGCGCAACGACGGTAAAGCAGCGGACGTCAACCGCCCCCTGTCCATGCTTGATGACGATTCCATCGCCCTGCAATATCACTACATTCGTGCCAACCAGAACCCGCTCGGCTCCAAAGAACAGCTTGATCGCGCTGCCGACCACTCCCGTTACAGCGCCCTGCACAGTGAGTTTCATCCAATCGTTCGCAACTTTTTGCAACGCTTTGGTTATTACGACATCTTCCTGGTCGATTCCAAAACCGGCGACATTGTTTACTCGGTGTTCAAGGAGCTGGATTACACCACCTCGCTGATGAATGGCCCTTATGCCGACACCAACTTTGGTGAAGCGTTCCGCCGCGCCAATGCCGCCACCAGCAAGGACAGCGTTGTGCTGGTCGACTACAAGCGCTACTTTCCGTCCTACAACGACCCGGCCGGATTTGTCGCCTGCCCGATCTTTGACGGCAACACCAAGATCGGTGTGGCCATGTTTCAGTTTCCCATCGATATCCTCAACGAGATCATGACCGAGCGCTCCGGCCTCGGCGACACCGGCGAATCGTACCTGGTGGGCAGCGATCTGCTGATGCGTTCCGATTCCTACCTCGACCCGACCCATCACACGGTGCGCACCGCGTTTGCTGACCCGCAAAACGGCAAGGTCGATACCGACGCCGCCCATGCGGCCCTGGCCGGCACCACCGACAGCCGGATTATCATCGATTACAACGGCAACCCGGTGTTATCCGCCTACACGCCGCTTTCTATTGGCGACACCACTTGGGCGTTGCTGTCCGAAATCGACGTGGCCGAAGCCTTTGCCGAAGTCAGCCGCCTCAAATGGCTGGTGGCTGTCCTCGCCCTGATGTGCATCGGCGGCATCAGTGTCGGAGCGTTCTTCATCGCCCGTTCCATCACCCGGCCGGTGCACAAAGCCGTGGCCATGCTCTCTGACCTCGAACAGGGCAACCTTGACAGCCGCATGCACCTCACCCGTCAGGACGAACTCGGTCAGATGGGCAACGCCATGGACGCGTTTGCCGACAACCTGCAACATGAAATCATCACCGCCTTTGAAAAACTCGCCGCCGGTGATTTCACCTTTGAAGCTTCAGGTCTGATCAAGCAGCCGTTGGCCAAAACAAATGCCAGCATGACCCAGGTTCTTGAGCAGGTGCGTTCCACCAGTGAGCAAATCTCCTCCGGCAGCTCACAGGTTGCCGCCAGCAGCCAGACCCTGTCGCAGGGGGCCACCGAGCAAGCCAGCTCTCTCGAAGAGATCGCCTCCTCCATGACCGAAATCGGCAGTCAGGTGCATCACAATGCCGACAATGCCCATCAGGCCAGCGTGTTGGCCGGTGAAACCAAAACCGCCGCCGACCAAGGTAATACCAGTATGGCCGAGATGATCGCCGCCATGGACGCCATCAACGAATCCAGCGCCAACATCTCCAAGATCATCAAGGTCATTGACGAGATCGCCTTCCAGACCAATCTGCTGGCACTCAATGCCGCTGTCGAGGCCGCCCGCGCTGGACAGCACGGCAAAGGCTTTGCCGTCGTCGCCGAAGAGGTGCGTAACCTCGCTGCCCGCAGCGCCAAGGCCGCTCAGGAAACCACCGAAATGATCGAGAACTCCGTCGGCAAAGCGCAAAGCGGTAGCCGGATCGCCGCCGAAACCGCCGACGCCCTCAACGAGATCATGCAGCGCGTCACCAAGGTCACGGATCTGGCCGATGAAATCGCCCAAGCCTCCAATGAGCAGACCGACGGAGTCAGCCAGATTTCTCAAGGGTTGGATCAGATCGATCAGGTCACACAGCTCAACACGGTCAGCGCCGAAGAGAGTGCCGCCGCTGCCGAGCAGCTATCGTCACAGGCCGATCAATTGCATACCATGTTGTCACGGTTTAAATTGAGCCAGACAACGAAGATGATTGCCCGTTAG